Proteins encoded in a region of the Saccharothrix ecbatanensis genome:
- a CDS encoding DoxX family protein, whose product MVVGFLFLCHGAKTLFGVLGSTKGAVSITSWPGGPAGLIELVCGALIIIGLGTRWAALLSSGAMAYAYFVVHQPEALMPIQNHGELAAVYCWVFLLLAFTGPGSWAVDTMLAARKQKQDKPLVSA is encoded by the coding sequence ATGGTCGTCGGTTTCCTGTTCCTGTGCCACGGCGCGAAGACCCTCTTCGGCGTGCTCGGGTCCACCAAGGGCGCCGTGTCGATCACCAGCTGGCCTGGCGGCCCGGCTGGTCTGATCGAGCTGGTCTGTGGTGCGTTGATCATCATCGGACTCGGCACCAGGTGGGCCGCGTTGCTCTCTTCCGGTGCGATGGCATACGCGTACTTCGTGGTTCACCAGCCTGAAGCGCTGATGCCCATCCAGAACCACGGCGAGCTGGCCGCCGTGTACTGCTGGGTGTTCCTGCTGCTGGCGTTCACCGGTCCCGGCTCTTGGGCCGTCGACACGATGCTCGCCGCACGCAAGCAGAAGCAGGACAAGCCGCTCGTCTCGGCATAG
- a CDS encoding DUF2020 domain-containing protein, which translates to MNRALHTALPSLLVLGALVACGTADPHPAPATQTSTVVTTTTAGPAEPPPAPEPATDGQCPYLASSVVQEANGQLVRKVRLSADQPNPACFFYADASDVQLSIWVFQGDAKIAKAVVDRAAPVADSNPASEPAGWSGGSLTTDKGAVYAIAKDGSAVVVTSNQKQTIKARRVAETVVGNLGL; encoded by the coding sequence ATGAACCGAGCGCTGCACACCGCCCTGCCGTCCCTGTTGGTCCTCGGTGCGTTGGTCGCCTGTGGCACCGCAGATCCTCACCCGGCACCGGCCACCCAGACCAGCACTGTCGTGACCACGACGACCGCGGGCCCCGCCGAACCACCGCCCGCGCCGGAGCCCGCGACCGACGGCCAGTGTCCCTACCTGGCTTCTTCGGTCGTGCAGGAGGCGAACGGGCAGCTCGTGCGAAAGGTTCGGCTTTCCGCCGACCAGCCAAACCCGGCGTGTTTCTTCTACGCCGACGCAAGTGACGTCCAGCTGTCGATCTGGGTGTTCCAGGGTGACGCGAAGATCGCCAAAGCGGTGGTGGACCGGGCCGCGCCGGTCGCCGACTCGAACCCGGCGTCGGAGCCCGCGGGGTGGAGCGGCGGGTCATTGACCACCGACAAGGGCGCGGTCTACGCGATCGCCAAGGACGGCAGCGCGGTGGTCGTGACGAGCAACCAGAAGCAGACGATCAAGGCCCGCCGAGTGGCCGAGACGGTCGTCGGCAACCTAGGCCTGTAG